The proteins below are encoded in one region of Serratia symbiotica:
- a CDS encoding phage late control D family protein, whose protein sequence is MALTDLTKPLNDAVSSYNDSLTEAVKSPGFSITMGGKVLTQLDDRIMSLSLTDNRGFDADQLSISIDDTDGRVALPPRGAELAVSFGWLGEPLIYKGLYTVDEVSHEGPADTIGITARSADFREEFNVKREVSWHDVTVERVVSAIAHRYGLKAQISEMLMDIEIDHADQTQESDMSFLTRMADMLGAIATVKNGSLLFILPGGGVTADGRALPSASIDRTSGDRHRFRIADRDAYTGVRAYWLDLNFGKKKKVSVKRRKPAKPKKEKSSCREGDYMEGADGNVYVLRKTYQNEEAAKRAAAAKWQQLQRGAAEFSITLARGRAELYPEMHVTVSGFKDEIDNQDWIIARAEHVIDDSGFTTRLELEAKIPDWIAETE, encoded by the coding sequence ATGGCACTTACAGACCTGACCAAACCACTTAACGACGCCGTAAGCAGTTATAACGATTCACTTACCGAGGCGGTGAAAAGTCCGGGATTCAGCATTACGATGGGCGGCAAGGTACTGACGCAGCTTGATGATCGGATCATGTCGTTGTCACTGACGGACAACAGGGGCTTTGATGCTGATCAGTTGTCAATATCCATTGATGATACTGATGGCAGGGTTGCACTGCCGCCGCGCGGCGCTGAGCTTGCCGTATCATTTGGCTGGCTGGGTGAGCCGCTGATTTATAAGGGGTTGTATACGGTTGATGAGGTATCCCACGAAGGCCCGGCAGATACCATTGGCATTACTGCCCGCAGTGCTGATTTTCGTGAAGAGTTCAACGTAAAGCGCGAAGTCTCATGGCATGACGTGACCGTTGAGCGCGTCGTGTCGGCCATTGCACATCGCTACGGACTGAAAGCGCAGATCAGTGAAATGCTCATGGATATTGAGATTGACCACGCCGACCAGACGCAGGAAAGCGATATGTCTTTCCTGACCCGCATGGCGGACATGCTGGGTGCAATTGCCACCGTCAAGAACGGTAGTCTGCTGTTTATCCTGCCGGGTGGCGGTGTGACCGCTGACGGTAGGGCGCTCCCCTCTGCCAGTATTGACCGCACAAGTGGCGACCGGCACCGCTTCCGTATCGCCGATCGGGATGCGTATACCGGCGTTCGGGCTTACTGGCTAGATCTGAATTTTGGCAAAAAGAAAAAGGTCAGCGTTAAGCGCCGCAAGCCTGCAAAGCCCAAAAAAGAGAAGAGCAGCTGCCGTGAGGGCGATTACATGGAGGGCGCGGACGGTAACGTCTATGTGCTGCGCAAAACTTACCAGAATGAAGAGGCGGCGAAACGTGCGGCAGCGGCAAAGTGGCAACAGCTTCAGCGTGGCGCAGCAGAGTTTTCGATCACCTTGGCGCGTGGCCGCGCTGAGCTTTATCCAGAAATGCACGTTACGGTTAGCGGTTTTAAGGATGAAATAGATAATCAGGACTGGATCATTGCGCGTGCTGAACACGTCATAGACGACAGCGGTTTTACCACCCGGCTGGAGCTGGAAGCAAAAATACCTGACTGGATAGCGGAAACTGAATAA